One window of the Canis aureus isolate CA01 chromosome 1, VMU_Caureus_v.1.0, whole genome shotgun sequence genome contains the following:
- the SYCN gene encoding syncollin, translated as MSPLCPLLLALALAAVPGVRAACPAPADLKRPDGTRTCAKLYDKSDPYYENCCGGAELSLEPNTDLPFLPSNWANVASSLVVAPRCEITVWSLRGKAGKTRKFSTGAYPRLEEFRKGIFGDWSNTIASLYCRCY; from the exons ATGTCGCCGCTGTGCCCCTTGctgctggccctggccctggcggCCGTCCCCGGCGTCCGGGCGGCCTGCCCCGCGCCCGCGGACCTCAAGAGGCCGGACGGGACGCGCACGTGCGCCAAGCTCTACGACAAGAGCGACCCCTACTACGAGAACTGCTGCGGGGGCGCCGAGCTGTCGCTGGAGCCCAACACCGAcctgcccttcctgccctccaACTGGGCCAACGTGGCCTCGTCGCTCGTGGTGGCCCCGCGCTGCGAGATCACCGTGTGGTCCCTACGCGGCAAGGCGGGCAAGACGCGCAAGTTCTCCACCGGCGCCTACCCGCGCCTCGAGGAGTTCCGCAAGGGCATCTTCGGCGACTGGTCCAACACCATCGCGTCCCTCTACTGCAG aTGTTACTGA